The segment catCTTTATAAGTGTTATCGTATGAAAGTTTTACCtaaataataaatgttacaaatatatgaaaaagaaaagtaaacataaagaagaagaactataccaaagaaaagagagaattttATTACTATAGTTCGAAAGGGGCACCTTACAAATGAACTCAAACGTTCAATATATAGAGAAGATATGAGACATATTTTACTGTGAAACATTAATAGAAATGGGATCCACTTTGAAGACAATACGTAAAGTATTGACTTTTGCAACAGCGATGTTTATATGGAAAAATACGTGAATTGATTTCACATTCTTACCGAAGTCTCCCGGTTCGGCATCTTTTGGTCAGACCGCTTCATATTATTACCAAATTGTCCCAGGTTCAGCAAATGTTTAGGTCAGACCGCTTcatatcttctctattaaaagagaagtacagaTTTTATCTACCATTTAAAAGTCACATTGGACCATTTCCTAGAAATCACaactgatatttttatatttgcataataatatcataacaataattgttattaatttattattttctttcccTAACAACTAattaaagtattaaaattttaattttgtttctcttttaaatGGGCCAattgttaacaaatttttatatctttcttATAAGATATACTACATTatgctatatacatatatataattctctATTAGTggtaatttcattaataatgttttctatatttctatgttttgtaaaaaaaaaatcgataaaataacatttataaaagaatgtcAACAAGATAACCCAATATAATGTGATTAAAatgaaaatccaaaaactaatataattttgtattttagatatatttttattgtggtCATTTAGATAATCATACAAGttaataaattgtattaataaatttaataaaatagaagaTCCGTTTAAAAAAGGATGTCGCTATCTATTATATATCAAACAAGGATACAAAATGAACACATTCTAACATATAGAAACAcgtataaaatagttttacgaCATATCAAAAACAGAAGAAATTATAAATGGTATattgttgaaaaaaataacacCCGCCCGACTGGGCGGGTTAGAATCTAGTTCTTACTAAAGACTCCTAGTTTAGAAAATGTTTTGGTCAGACCGGTCTATCATCCTTATCCTATCGTATAGTATATGAATGATTCACACCTTATCATTCATCTTTTCTCCCAAGAAATAAAAGTcactgaaaaaaataataaaagaagcGGTAAAGCGTCGTCACAAGGAAGGAAGACAAAACAACTAACGCCTCCTCCATTATTGTCCGAATCTTCTTCGCGTCTCTCAacaacaccaccaccaccacctctctAATGATTCTCCTATAGAAGAAGAGTCCCTCAAAAAAACTCACAATCATGTTTCCATGATCTCTTCTTTAGATCTCACCGCATGACGATCCGGAGTTTGATCCAGGAGATGCGGTCGAGACCGCACCGCGTGGTCCACGAAGCAGCAGCCTCCTCCTCGACTGCTCCTGGTTCGGAGCCGTTCCGGTGGTCGGAGCTCCCCGACGAGCTGCTGAGAGAGATCTTGATCAGAGTCGAGTCGGCGGACGGCGGCGACTGGCCGTCTCGGCGAAGCGTGGTGGCTTGCGCCGGTGTGTGCCGTGTATGGAGGATGATAGTGAAGGAGATCGTGGCTGTTCCTGAAGTCTCCTCTAAATTGACTTTCCCAATCTCTCTCGAGCAGGTTCTGTTTCTCTCCTACTGCTTATGTGTCTATTTCTATTTTGAGTTTATGTAATAGAATTAAAATCATAAAGGTTGCTCCTTTATCTATTTGTGGAAAGAAAAAGTTTACCCTTTTTAATTGATTCATTCCATTTAAAAGTGAAATCACATAAATGTGAATGCGTTTGCATTTCGTGTTTCTTACAAGAGTAGCTCCTAAACTGTTATGTTCATTGTGCGTTATGAATTACATGATCTCATTTGATGATTGATAggtagattaaaaaaaaaagaatgttttCTTTGGTTTATATTAGAGGAATGATATTGAACATTGGGAGATGTTCCGAGTCACAAGTCTCTCTGTTTATGTCTATGTCTATTTTGAGTATATGTGGTGATAGAACTATAAACATAAAGTTTGTTCCTTTATCTATATATAAGTGGAAAGAAAAGTCAccctttttttaatttggtgCATTCCATTAAAGTGAAATTGGGTCTAAAAACCTAATCCTACAACATATGAAATTCAGGTGCGTTTGCGTTTTAGTGtctttgatgattttgataGTTCGTGGTTTACTGTAGAGCAATGATATTGAGTTATAAGATTTGGTGTTGTTATTAAGTTGATATTGGTTGCTTTTGTGCAGCCTGGTCCAAGGGGTTCACTAGTTCAATGCTTCATAAAACGTAACCGGAACACACAATCCTATCATCTCTATCTCGGGTTAACTAACTGTAAGCCATCTCTGTTTTAAAATCTCTACTAAGAGAGAAGATAATATTTGTTTCTGTAGTTAATAATAGTTAGCTACATTTGTTTTATGGCAGCTTTGACTGATAACGGGAAGTTTCTTCTTGCCGCTTGTAAGCTGAAGCGTGCAACTTGCACTGATTACATCATCTCTTTGCGCTCAGACGATATGTCAAGGAGAAGCAACGCATATCTCGGTAGAGTAAGGTAATAACGCATGTAAACAATTATCTCATTTGTTTAGATTATAAGCAAAGACTATGCTTCACACCTTAAGGTTATTATCTAAACTCTTTTGCTGTTTTTTTATTGCAAGATCGAACTTCATTGGAACAAAGTTCACTGTCTTCCAAGGTAATCTGATGCCACAGAGATCATCAAAGATGGTGAAGAGCCGCTCTTCTAATCTCATGAAAGTTTCTCCTAGAGCTCCTTCAGGAAGTTACCCCGTTGCTCACGTTTCCTACGAGTTAAACGTCTTAGGCTCCAGGTAAAATTATTTTGACTCAAAAGTCTTTttcattatcatcatctttAACACAAGTCTCTTGGTCATAATGACAAAACAGGGGACCAAGAAGAATGCGTTGCATAATGGATACATTACCTATGAGTCTCATAGATCCCCGAGGAGCAGCTTCTTCAACAACACCGTTCTTTAGGTCTCACTcaagcagcaacaacaacaactcgaGAGACCCACCATTGGTGCTGAGCAATAAGACTCCAAGATGGCACGAGCAGCTACGTTGCTGGTGCTTAAATTTCCACGGTCGAGTCACGGTGGCCTCTGTCAAGAACTTCCAGCTTGTGTCGGTCGGCGATAGGGAAACAGGGCAGGCGTCTGAAGCGTCTGAGAGGATTATACTCCAGTTCGGGAAAGTTGGAAAGGACATGTTCACCATGGATTATGGATATCCCATTTCTGCGTTTCAAGCGTTTGCGATTTGCCTGAGCAGTTTTGAGACCAGAATCGCTTGTGAATGATAAAAAGTGACCAAAACCTTAAAACACACCTCTTTATGTAACTTATTGTTGTTGTCTATAAATGGTGATATACAGGACCGTTGCTAGCTTGTCTGGATTTGATTTCACTACCATTATATACAGCGGCGGACCCAGGAAATTTTTTAACCTGGGTCATAGCTCAACATAATTCTGTACACTAAGCCCAAGTAAAACAATTatgatttcaaatataaaaaaaaagacaaatatgtGTGCACATGCAGAGGTTTGAACTCGGGAAAAGGGGGTCATTGGGTTCAAACTGTAACCAACTGAGCCAAAATCCCTTACGAAAATAGGCCtacaaatcaaatttatatatttaacctGTGTCATTTGCAACCCCACCCTTTCATGTAGGTCCGCCtctgattatatattttctctatGTATAAACCTAAAGATGCAACTCTGTAAAGACATGTTAAATGATTAAAGATCTACAAAAGGGTGGTTTAACTTAAAGAGTTTAAAACACAACCAAAATAGGGAGATGTAACAAACAATCTCGGAGATGTCTTTTTACCAACTTCATTTACCAAAATAGGGAGaggttttgtatatatttatatatatatatatatatatatatatatatatatatatataaaacctcTCCCTATTACCATGGAGCTGATATAGTTTTCTGAAACTCAACCTCCACATCTTCAATCTCTCGGCTAATCATTCCCACATGTGCCTTCATCTCAGCTATCTTTTTCTCGGCTGCTTCCTTCTTCATTTTCGCAACTGCATCTTGTCTCTCCAGCTTACTGATTTTGCCTTGCAGCTCAAGCCTCAATTCTTCTAACTTGAGACTTCCACTCTCTTCCTCTTTAATGCTGTCCTCAAAACATTTTTGTTCCTCTTCTTTCTTAGCTCGCACATCTTTGAGAGACAACACTTTGCTGATCACTGCTTGATAAGCTTCGACTTCAAAACCGTTTTTATCTAGTCTGGCAAAGGCATCCCTCAGATAGTTGAGCCTGCTTGCGGAAACATCAAGCTTCAGACCCTTCACTTCTTTTAGTAAGTCGTAAAAGGTAACCATCATGCCAACCGCTGCTGACTCCCGGAGATCGAGATCGTCTATAGATTCAAGCAATGGCCTAAAGTGAGGTCGTTGTGGAACAGACTTGAAACCATCTGATGACTCGCAAAACTTCCAATATGGCAACATCTTTGGAAAAGGCAAATCCATTAGGGCGTCTCTGGCCAGTGTTTCCTCAATACAAGTAGCAGAAGCAACAGTACTTTTAACCACGTTTAAGCTCTGATCAGCGGAACGCTCTGGATAGATcagtcaaaacaaaaaacaaaactgtTTTAGCAGTTATAAAGAATGCATCTAAACTATactttaaaaacgaaaaatgctttagtatattataaaaattttccTTACCAGTAGAGAGAGTCTGATCAACAAATTCACTACCGTGACAAATACTTTTACTTGCTGTATCACTGATCTCAGCACTCAAAGTGTTGCTATTCCCATCTACAAGTTCCCATTTCCTTTTCCTACTCTTCTCCTCCTCAGACGTCTGCGATAAAAAAAGAGTTATTTTTGGATTCACTCCCTAGAGTgaaaggttcaccaaccaatagaaaattgttattttagatttagtatcttttaattaaggaaacaaataacttgtcaaattatattatcttttcaaaataaaatttaaaaataaataaaaataatatataaaaacgaattaaaaaaaataatgttgtcaactaaaccctaaactctaatactaaaccctaaactctaatcctaaacccttgggtaaaccctaaacacttggaaaaacactaaacatgttgtcaacaaaacactaaaccctaaattctaatcctaaaccctaaacccttgggtaaaccctaaacctttgggtaaactctaacccttggaaaaacaataaacatttggataaattctaaactataaatcttaaacactaaactctaaatcttataaataaatatttttttaaattatattttttagaactattgttatttttatttatttaatctttttatttattttaaaagcataacaTAATTTggcaaattattttgtttccttaattaaaagatactagatttaaaatgacaacttcctattggttggtgaacccaagaaaaaatcttaaaaaaacaaTCATTCAAAGATAAAATAACAAACATGGAAAGCTAATATAATAAACACAATCTAGCAAATTACAAAGAAAGTGAGCCtggtaatattttaaaacaacgGAACTACTTACCTTATGTGGAGTTGAATCATTTCTAAAAATTCAGTCAGATTCATCACTGGCTCAGGGATTGTGACGACAGCAGGAGTTTTATCACAAATCATAGCAtcagccttcttcttctttctcaacTCTGCAGTGGGCTAATATTCGATAAAACAAAgattatttatcaaaaagacataaatggaaacaaaagaaaccaCTAAGAAGCTAACTCACAGCATCTGTTTTAAATTTAGCGAGTGGCTGAGGACCAGAACAAGAGTGCATTGGATTCTTGTTTAGGATGTTGGAAGGAGTCTTTTGCTGAAAATGGAAAGGACATAACAAGTTAACAGACCAAAAGTTAACAGAATGTTATAACTGAAATTTAATGAAAGTACCTTTGATTCGTTATGCCAAATCCCATTCTCCCACACCATCAAAGGTAAGTTTTAAACAAACCAAGTAACATTTCTCGCTAAGAAGTCTCCTCACCAACCCTTGGCACCATCCAGAACCACGCAACACCTCTACGCGTTCCAACAACTCATACTCTCCAGCAGAGGAAGGAGGCGGTACGGGTCTTACCCGACAAGCATCAACAGCTATGGTTGCCTGACCACCAATGCAGCTAAACCACTGACTAAAGTCCTTGACGATGAACTTGTTCTCACCGTCTCCTTTAATCTCTTTCACCAGCAATGTAGGGTaatgttggggatggattgtcaccacccacaaggcccagcgaacaggaggcccattaccaTCAAGGAGGGAGCGGTCGGCTCGGCGTCGGCTCCTCGACTGACCCCGACTCGGCTCGTGACTACTTTAGCTAGAGGACGAGCAGCCGAAGCGAGCAACCAAACAGCTCGGGCCGAGCAGTCATCCCGATTGGGCCTGTACATCGAAAAGCCCATGACCGAAGGGAAGCGAATTAGGTCGAGACtaaccgacctaggagactatataaAGAGTTGAGGACAAGAAGGAAGGGGATCACCACTTAGACATACAGACTTGCGGCTAGAATTAGGGTTTCCAttactctctttgtatctcgccgctttctcttgtacttccggctaggagcttaccgagcatcgactagccggctttcttactcttgtaccctcgttattccgactctaataaaacgtctccgttcatcccactcttgagttcttttactttctgtcgaccaaactcacctcaaacaattggcgcccaccgtggggccgaTCAGAGTAACGTTTCCTAGACCGATATGACGATTGGTGACTCGAATCCCGGCACTTCCGGCGAAGCGTccgagcttacgcctccgcctcctcctccctTCCTCTCATCGGACTTCATGAGCTCCGTGATGGCTCGTCTCGCACATCAAGAAGAAGTTCAGAAGACGACGAACGAGCAGCTCGCTGCCCTTGTAGCTGCTCTCACCGCTCCTGCTGGGCCTACAGACCGTTCCCAGCCCGTCTGCCGGCATCTTTTCCCTCCAACGCCGGCGGAGGACCGCGCCGTCGACGAATCTGACCCAAACGGACCCCCTGCAGTCTACCCTACTCCGACGACAGCAGATCCGACGACGATTCGCGAGATCGCTgagctcaaactcagccttcAACAAATAAGCTCGCAGATCCATCAAGCGACGAGCGCAGCCCCCCAGATCGACAGCGTCATCGCCTCCACTTCGCGCTCGCCCTTCGCTAGCGAACTAACCAGGGTCCAGCTCCGCAAAATAGAGAAGCTCCGCCTCCCCGAGTACAAGCCCGGTGGCGACCCTGTCGAGCACCTGACAGCCTTCAACATAGCTATGGCCAGAGCTCGCCTTTCCGACGAAGAAAAGGACGCGGGATACTGtcagctcttcgtcgaaacCCTAAACGAACAAGCGCTAACCTGGTTCTCGCAGCTCAGCGAGAACTCGATTCGCAGTTTCCGAGACCTCTCAGCTGTATTCCTCAAGACTTACATTATGTTCACCAAGCGAGCAGCGACCGCTTCCAGCCTGTGGAATATGGCGCAGACGAAGGACCAAAGCCTCAAGgactacatggaaaagttcaagacgatcgtttcccgagtcgacgtccctgatcacatcgctatcgacgctttgatgaacactctcctcgtcaactcgaagtttcgTAAGGACCTGTATTCCAACCCCACGACTTCGCTTCCCGATGCTATTGCCCGGTCTCACAATTTcatccgaatggaagaagaCACCAAGGCGATAATCCGGAAGCAGAACGCTGCCAAGCCGGTTGCAGCCAAAAGCGCGGGTGCTCGGCCAGAGCCACGCCAGCATGCGCCAGCTGATAACGGCGGCAAAAAAGGAGGTCTCCTCTACGTCGTGGACGAGAACAACGCCCCCGTCTCAACCATGGTCATGCACGATAAAAAGTGGAATGTTTACCAGCGAGAGACCGACTCCCCAGATGCATCTCCCAGTACCCCGAGTGCTGGTGTCGTGGCTAAAGTCGATTCGGCtccaggaccgaccagaactcccatcgatctcacgaaGCATTGCAAGTATCATGACGTGAAGGGACACGACACGACCGAGTGCAAATCTCTCTACGCTcagttcctctcctcgatcgaAAGCGGGGATTACAAGATCCAGCCGCCTAAACCCAAgccaaaaggagaaaacagctggagcaggaacaaagacaagaaggctCAGCGTAAATCGCAGGGCAAGAACCGTAAAAACGACAAACAGTCGAAGGATACGGAGAAAGCTGCCCGAGAGACCGATGATGACGACGACTCGGCAGATGACGATCAGCCGACCAATCGCCAGCGCATCGAAGTGATCCGCGCCCAACCGCAAGGAGAGAATGAATCCGGGTCCTCGTCCGAAGAAGACGACGACATGAAAAACCTAGACAGCACTGCGGATCTCCGATCCCTCCTCGAGCGAAAGCTCCGACCCACTACCGTAGAAACACCGGTCTCCACCGATCTCCGCCTGCAGATCGACTCGAATCGAGCCGCGAGAGCTTCGACGCAAGAGTCCTCTCGCCAGCAGTCCGCCGAGAAGCCGAACTGCGATTTGCGAGACAAACTCAACGCGAAGATCGGCGATCTGCGGACAACCCTCAACCGCAAGAAAAGGGATACTGCCGAAACGAGTAACGACCTTCGCGACACACTCCGTGCAAGGCACGCGCAGACCCGTCCCCGAATAAACGTTATCATGGGTGGATCACCCCCTGCGGCGATTCGGTTAGAGCAGTCAAGGACCATCGAAGGCAAGCCACCACTTCCCAACGCTGGCCCCAGAAGCAGATGGACGATCAGCCGATTACCTTTTCGTCTGACGATACATTCGGCGTGCACCTCCCTCATAACGATCCTTTGCTCGTCGTGCTCGGTGTCGACAAGTTCGACGTCACTAAAGTTCTTATCGATACCGGGAGCTCCGTTGATATCATCTTTCGCGAAACTCTCGTGAAAATGGGAATCGATCTCAATGACGTCAAGCCTTCTACTCGGACCCTGACAGGATTCAACGGCTCGTCAGAGGTAATCGCAGGCACGATCCGCCTCTCGGTTCATGCATGCGGAGTCACGCGAACGGTCAAGTTTTCTGTGGTCAGCTCCAAAGCTCCTTACCACGTTATACTCGGCACCCCATGGCTACATTCGATGCGAGCAATCGcatcaacgtaccatcagtgtGTTAAGTTCCCAGGATCAGACGGATCGATCAAAACTCTGAAGGGTGATCAGCAAGCCGCGCGAGATCTCCTGATCGCCACGGTTAAAATCCAGCGCTCCCAGTCACTTGTCAACTCGGTCTCTCCTCCCACGAGCAAAGTCTGCCCGCAAAAGGAAGAGGTTCTCGAAGTACCAGTTGACGAGTCGGACCCGAGCAAATCAGTCCGAGTAGGCGCATTTCTACCCGACGAAATGCAGCAGAAGATCCTCGAGTTCCTTAAGCAAAACCTGTCCACGTTCGCCTGGACGATGTCTGATATGAAGGGAATCGATCCAGCTATCACAACCCACGAACTCAATGTTGATCCCAACTTCAAACCCATCCGgcagaaaagaagaaagttgGGACCAGAGCGATCCAAAGCAGTCGCAGAGGAAGTCGAGCGTCTACTCGGTGCCGGTTCAATCACTGAAGTtcgttacccggaatggctagccaacccggtggtcgtcaagaagaaaacggtaaatggcgcgtctgcgtcgattttaccgacctcaacaaagcatgtcctAAGGACAGCTACCCGTTGCCTAGCATCGATCGCTAGTCGAATCGACGGCCGGTAACGAGATGTTGACGTTTATGGATGCCTTTTCGGGCTacaaccagatcctaatgcaccCGGACGACCGGGAGAAAACTGCTTTCATCACCGATCGGGGAACCTACTGCTATAAGgtgatgccattcggattgaaaAATGCCGGAGCAACCTACCAACGGCTTGTCAACCGAATGTTCGCCGAGCAGCTTGGGAAGACAATGgaagtctatatcgacgacatgctcgtcaaatcGCTCCGAGCCGACGACCACTTAGCACACTTAAAGGAATGCTTCGCCATCCTAAACAAGTACGGGATGAAGTTGAATCCCGCAAAGTGCACCTTTGGCGTCTCCTCGGGCGAATTCCTTGGTTACATTGTCACGCAACGAGGAATCGAAgctaacccgaaacagatctcaGCAGTCCTGAATCTCCCCAGTCCGAGAAACTGCCGGGAGGTGCAGAGATTGACAGGACGCATCGCCGCGCTTAATCGCTTTATCTCCCGATCCACCGACAAGTGTCTCCCCTTCTATGATCTCCTCcgagggaacaagaagttcatTGGGATGATAAATGCGAGGACGCGTTCGTTCAACTCAAGCAATACCTAACAACTCCTCCCGTCTTGGCCAAGCCGGACGTAGGAGACGTTTTGTCTCTCTATATCGCTGTCTCCTCGGCAGCCGTCAGCAGTGTCTTGATCAAGGAGGACCGTGGCGAGCAGCGTCCGATTTTTTACACGAGCAGACGCATGACCGGCCCGGAGACCAGATACCCAACCCTTGAGAAGCTGGCTCTGGCCGTCGTCGACTCcgcgaggaaattacgaccctacttccagtcacactctatcgaagttctgaccgaccaaccgctccgcaccgtcctgcaaaatcccaacagagccGGCCGGCTGACCAAGTGGGCAATCGAACTGAGTGAGCTTGACATTACGTACAAATGTCGAACAGCCGCcaaatctcaagtcctcgccgacttccttgtCGAGCTCACGCCAGATCTTGCACAAGACCTCGATGTCCCGAGTCCCAATTGGATTCTTCATGTCGACGGATCATCGACGAGTAAAGGATCCGGTGCTGGAGTCCAGCTTCAATCGCCAACAGGAGAACTCATCCGCCAGTCTTTCAGCTTCGGCTTCCCGGCCTCTAACAACGAGGCAGAGTATGAATCGTTGATCGCCGGTCTTCGTCTCGCCCGAGCCGTCAAAGCCAAACGCTTGAGTGCTTATTGCGACTCGCAGCTCGTCGCTAGCCAGTTTAGCGGCGACTACGATGCTCGCAACGATAGAATGGATGCGTATCTCCGAGTGGTTCAGGAGCTCGCTAGGGAATTCGATTTCTTCGAACTCACCAAGGTTCCTCGCGGAGAGAACGTTTGCGCCGATGCCTTAGCCGCACTCGGGAGCAAACTCCACGATCAGGTCAAAAGGACGATACCCATACATCGGATCGATCGACCAAGCATCGACTCTTCCTCCGACGAAAGCTCTCCCATCGCTCCAATCTTTGCAACAACTCGACGATCCACCACCGATCAAACCGACGCTGAGATGCCCGATCGTGACGATACCCCAGTCGATTGGCGAACCGAGTTCCTAGATTATCTCGTACGAGAAGAACTGCCAAAAGATAAGTGGGCAGCGAGACGCCTGAAGAGACGCAGCGCCCACTACGTCATCATGAACGACGAACTTCACCGAGTAACCGCGAACAAGGTTCTCTTAAAGTGCATCCAGGGCGATGAAGTACGCCGAGTAATGGCTGAAACTCACGACGGAGCAGGAGGAAACCACTCGGGAGGCCGAGCACTCGCCCTTAAGGTTCGAAGCTTGGGATTCTTTTGGCCGTCTATGAACACTGACTGCGAGGCATACGCTCGtcggtgcgacaaatgccagcgtcacgctccgagcatccacagtcccactgagctgttgcggacatctgctgccccttatccgttcatgaggtggggGATGGACATCATCGGGCCCATGCCGAACTCACGCCAACGTCGTTTCATCCTGGTCCTCACCGATTACTTCACTAAATGGATTGAAGCCGAAGCGTTCTCTCAGGTAACGGACAAGGAAGTCCGCACCTTCGTCTGGAAGAACATCATTTGCCGTCATGGTTTGCCATACGAGATCATAACGGACAATGGCTCTCAGTTCATgtccggaaacttcaaagagttctgcaacaagtggaatatccgtctaagcccttcgactcctcgttacccgcaaggaaacggacaggcggaatcttccaacaagattatcatcgatggaatcaagaagcgactcgacctaaagaaaggccattgggccgacgagctggacggcgtcctctggtcgcaccgaacgactcctcgcggtgcgaccaaatccacccctttctctcttgcttacgggatggaagcaatggccccCGCCGAAGTTAACGTGACAAGTCTTCGGCGCGCCAAGATGCCGCAGTTCGTCGAGCTTAATCAAGATATGCTCCTCGATGCCCTTGATGAACTCGAGGAAAAACGCGACCAGGCgcttcttcggatccaaaaCTACCAGAACCAAATCGAGAGCTATTATAATAAGAAGGTGAAAGCGCGCCCTCTCGAGCTCGGCGACCTCGTCCTCCGAAAAGTTTTCGACAACACAAAGGAGCTCAACGCTGGAAAGTTAGGGACCAACTGGGAAGGACCTTACAAGATCACTCGAGTCGTTCGACCAGGCGtctaccgactcgaga is part of the Raphanus sativus cultivar WK10039 chromosome 5, ASM80110v3, whole genome shotgun sequence genome and harbors:
- the LOC108834135 gene encoding tubby-like F-box protein 9 — its product is MTIRSLIQEMRSRPHRVVHEAAASSSTAPGSEPFRWSELPDELLREILIRVESADGGDWPSRRSVVACAGVCRVWRMIVKEIVAVPEVSSKLTFPISLEQPGPRGSLVQCFIKRNRNTQSYHLYLGLTNSLTDNGKFLLAACKLKRATCTDYIISLRSDDMSRRSNAYLGRVRSNFIGTKFTVFQGNLMPQRSSKMVKSRSSNLMKVSPRAPSGSYPVAHVSYELNVLGSRGPRRMRCIMDTLPMSLIDPRGAASSTTPFFRSHSSSNNNNSRDPPLVLSNKTPRWHEQLRCWCLNFHGRVTVASVKNFQLVSVGDRETGQASEASERIILQFGKVGKDMFTMDYGYPISAFQAFAICLSSFETRIACE
- the LOC130512491 gene encoding uncharacterized protein LOC130512491 — its product is MGIDLNDVKPSTRTLTGFNGSSEVIAGTIRLSVHACGVTRTVKFSVVSSKAPYHVILGTPWLHSMRAIASTYHQCVKFPGSDGSIKTLKGDQQAARDLLIATVKIQRSQSLVNSVSPPTSKVCPQKEEVLEVPVDESDPSKSVRVGAFLPDEMQQKILEFLKQNLSTFAWTMSDMKGIDPAITTHELNVDPNFKPIRQKRRKLGPERSKAVAEEVERLLGAGSITEILMHPDDREKTAFITDRGTYCYKVMPFGLKNAGATYQRLVNRMFAEQLGKTMEVYIDDMLVKSLRADDHLAHLKECFAILNKYGMKLNPAKCTFGVSSGEFLGYIVTQRGIEANPKQISAVLNLPSPRNCREVQRLTGRIAALNRFISRSTDKCLPFYDLLRGNKKFIGMINARTPAKSQVLADFLVELTPDLAQDLDVPSPNWILHVDGSSTSKGSGAGVQLQSPTGELIRQSFSFGFPASNNEAEYESLIAGLRLARAVKAKRLSAYCDSQLVASQFSGDYDARNDRMDAYLRVVQELAREFDFFELTKVPRGENVCADALAALGSKLHDQVKRTIPIHRIDRPSIDSSSDESSPIAPIFATTRRSTTDQTDAEMPDRDDTPVDWRTEFLDYLVREELPKDKWAARRLKRRSAHYVIMNDELHRVTANKVLLKCIQGDEVRRVMAETHDGAGGNHSGGRALALKVRSLGFFWPSMNTDCEAYARR